From Calonectris borealis chromosome 9, bCalBor7.hap1.2, whole genome shotgun sequence, one genomic window encodes:
- the A4GNT gene encoding alpha-1,4-N-acetylglucosaminyltransferase, which yields MLQTVWVSSPGSWALREPDGHRNGKQTRWKCGFVRTIIQHPCPRHDPKGPGKARMLKKIQICLCFFFVSGILYEISLLSSCFFSYMPMSKHFLTPEQVLNLGKSIIFLETTERLEPPPLVSCSVESAARIYQDRPIILFMKGLTNDTALDLNSNYAAFSLLSSMKNVFIFPLQMETVFQETPLLQWYNQVVPEREKNWVHVSSDASRLALIWKYGGIYMDTDVISIRPIPEESFLAAQKSRFSSNGIFGFPAHHKFIWDCMENFVLKYNGNIWGNQGPFLMTRMLKAICNLTDFKGTEDHSCQNISFLNPQRFYPIPYPAWGRYYKVWDKSPNFNHSYALHLWNFMNRNRKAVVAGSNTLAEKLYKAYCPTTYEDLIQNAELKDSRLSKDAA from the exons ATGCTCCAAACAGTTTGGGTGTCTTCACCAGGGAGCTGGGCTTTAAGGGAGCCTGATGGCCACCGCAATGGCAAACAAACAAGATGGAAATGTGGATTTGTCAGAACTATAATCCAG CATCCATGTCCGAGGCATGACCCCAAAGGCCCAGGGAAAGCAAGAATGTTGAAGAAAATCCAGatatgcctctgctttttctttgtctcGGGCATTTTGTACGAGATCTCCCTTCTGTCTAGCTGCTTCTTCTCCTATATGCCTATGTCCAAGCACTTCCTGACACCTGAGCAGGTCTTGAACCTCGGCAAAAGCATCATCTTTCTGGAGACGACGGAGCGCCTGGAGCCGCCTCCGCTGGTGTCCTGCTCCGTGGAGTCTGCCGCCAGGATTTACCAGGACCGGCCCATCATCCTCTTCATGAAGGGACTTACGAACGACACAGCGTTGGACTTGAACTCCAACTATGCAGCCTTCTCGCTTTTGTCTTCTATGAAgaatgtcttcatttttcctctccagaTGGAAACTGTCTTCCAGGAGACCCCTCTGCTCCAGTGGTACAACCAG GTAGTCCCGGAGCGGGAGAAGAACTGGGTCCACGTCAGCTCCGATGCCAGCAGACTGGCGCTCATTTGGAAGTACGGGGGCATCTATATGGACACAGATGTCATCTCCATCAGGCCCATCCCTGAGGAAAGCTTCCTAGCGGCACAGAAGTCGCGGTTCTCCAGCAACGGGATCTTTGGCTTCCCTGCCCACCACAAGTTTATTTGGGATTGCATGGAGAACTTTGTTCTCAAGTACAATGGAAACATCTGGGGGAACCAGGGGCCCTTTTTAATGACAAGGATGCTCAAAGCCATCTGCAATCTCACAGATTTCAAAGGCACCGAGGACCACAGCTGCCAGAACATCTCCTTCCTCAATCCCCAGCGTTTCTACCCCATACCGTACCCAGCCTGGGGCCGGTACTACAAGGTGTGGGACAAAAGCCCCAATTTCAACCACTCCTACGCGCTGCACTTGTGGAACTTCATGAACCGCAACCGGAAAGCTGTGGTCGCGGGCAGCAACACGCTGGCTGAAAAACTGTACAAAGCCTACTGCCCCACCACATATGAGGACCTGATCCAAAACGCGGAGCTGAAGGATTCCAGACTCTCTAAGGATGCTGCATGA